Proteins from one Triticum aestivum cultivar Chinese Spring chromosome 7A, IWGSC CS RefSeq v2.1, whole genome shotgun sequence genomic window:
- the LOC123149164 gene encoding PHD finger protein ALFIN-LIKE 3-like — protein MDVSRAGSSSNPTPSRRRLTVPVHGRPSPTPLPAHPGEWRSRPAVSWTVENIYEDFSGRRSTLVQALTTGKEPMCLYGYPDGSWELTLPEEMVPPGLPVPTRGINRRRDYMNRSDYLTLVAHHSDSWLMGVTFFLSTYLTANQRTRLFDMVNEMQTVHDEFYLSYGLPWLSTFVRYNANWESSAPTQENVSNPDVDSIAPAEENVPPSQDSMQVLSAPNRDSRKPAKDKQKDNEVTDFCGSCNAPYHANAFWIGCDECDQWFHGKCVKVTASEAEHIKEYKCPDCIREVIGE, from the exons ATGGACGTATCTcgcgccggctcctcctccaacCCCACTCCCTCCAGGCGTCGTCTCACCGTTCCCGTTCATGGGCGGCCTTCACCAACCCCGCTGCCGGCACACCCTGGTGAATGGCGGTCCCGCCCGGCCGTCTCATGGACCGTGGAGAACATCTATGAGGACTTCTCTGGCCGCCGCAGCACGCTTGTCCAAGCCCTCACCACAG GTAAAGAGCCAATGTGCTTGTACGGGTACCCGGACGGTAGTTGGGAGTTGACGCTGCCGGAGGAGATGGTGCCGCCAGGCCTGCCAGTGCCGACACGAGGCATCAACCGCCGGCGAGATTATATGAACCGTTCTGACTACCTGACACTCGTCGCCCACCACTCCGACTCGTGGCTCATGGGCGTCACCTTTTTCTTGTCCACTTATCTCACCGCCAACCAAAG GACACGTTTATTTGATATGGTAAATGAGATGCAAACAGTCCATGACGAATTCTATCTCTCTTATGGTCTTCCTTGGCTATCAACATTTGTGCGTTACAATGCAAACTGGGAGTCGAGCGCACCAACTCAAGAGAATGTGTCCAATCCAGACGTAGACTCTATCGCACCTGCTGAAGAGAACGTGCCACCTTCTCAAGACTCAATGCAAGTTTTGTCTGCTCCAAACAGGGACTCTAGGAAGCCTGCTAAAGACAAACAAAAGGATAATGAAGTTACCGACTTTTGTGGATCTTGTAATGCTCCGTATCATGCCAATGCGTTTTGGATTGGTTGTGACGAATGTGACCAGTGGTTCCATGGCAAATGTGTGAAGGTAACTGCCTCTGAAGCAGAACATATCAAAGAATACAAGTGTCCTGACTGCATCCGCGAGGTGATCGGAGAGTAG